The following is a genomic window from Opitutus sp. GAS368.
GGCCTTTTGCTGCTCGGGGGCGAGCTGCGTGAGTGCGGCACGCACGGCGCCGGCCTTTTCGCGGACCCAGAGGGCGCCGGCCGAATCGGTGTCGCCCCCGATGGCGGCGGGCTGGAGATCGGGTGCGGATTCCGCCAGGAGCTCGGCGCGGCGCTGCCGCATGCGGAGGCGGTCGATGGCGCGGTTGCGGGTCAGCGTGGCGGCCCAGGCAAAGACGGAGCCGCGGCCGGTGTCGTAGGTGGCGGCCTTGTGCCACAGCTGGAGGAAGACATCCTGGGCGACATCCTGGGACTCGCCGGCGTCGTTGAGCACCCGGAAGGCGAGGGAATAAAGCGGCTTGGCCAGCAGGTCGTAGAGCCGCGCCAGGGCGGCCTTGTCACCGCGGGCCATGGCGGCCAGCAAAGCGGCCTGCTCGCGGCTGCGGTCGTCGCCGGTCGTCGGGCTGGTGGCACCTCCCGTCATGCGGCCGGACGCGACCGGCCCGCGCCGGAAAGGCGCGACCGCGAACAGCGTAAGCGCACAGGGACGGGCCAGAAGCATTGCATGACAGTTACGCGCGGGTTGAGCGGGAAGATGCCTACGGTTTTGATTTGGCCGGGCTTGGCAACTGCAATGCGCGGCCCGCTCAGAGCAGGGTGAGAAGCAGCCCGAGCGCCAGCAGGCCCGCCAAGGCGGCGAGCATGAACCGTTCGTTGCGGGTGACGGCGAAGGGCATATCAGAGGCCGATGCGGGTCAGGTTGGTGAGGATCTCCCGCACCAGCGGTTCATCCTGCAGCTCGGCCCACGGCCGGTTGCTGGAGATGCGGACGAAGAACTGGTCGCCGGGCCGGCGGAAGCCGTATTGCAGCGCGATCCGGAACAAGGCGGGAATCGAATAGGGATCGCGGTAGCTGATGACGCGACCGTCGTAGATGTGCCAGAACCAGACGTTCTGCGAGAACCCGGCGTTGTTTTTGAAAATCCGGTGCTCGCCGGGAGAGATGATCAAGCCCGGCACGGCGGGTATCTCGTGGGCGTCGGCCACCGGCTGGGCGGCCCAGCCTGATCCCGGCCAGCAGGCGTCGGGCGTGTGCGAGGCGACCCGGCTGACGGAGGTCTGGCCGGGTGCCCAGTAAGCGACATAAACGGTGAACTGTGTGAACTGCCCCGAGCCGGCCGGCCGGAGGTAAGTCCGCTCCATCAGGTGCGATGTCTGCAGGACGTCCGCGAACTGGTAGAGGTCATTCGGGGTTCGCACTTCCCAGTCATCTGCCTGGATCGGCAGCAGGGTGCCGAGGTCGGGCGGGATCACGCCCTCGTGGTTGGCCGGGCGCGCGCTGCTGACATAAAACACCCCGAGCGCCAGCGTGGCGGACGCGGCGGTCCAGAAGAAGCCCAGCGACCAGCGCGGCAGGGCGGGGGCCACGGGCGGCGCGAGAGGGACGGTGGTGGTTTCCTTCGTCTCGAGCAGGATTGCCAGGCCGGCGAGAATGGCGGCAGTGACCCCGAGGATGGCAAAGCCCGTGGCGTCATGCCAGAAGCCGCTGATGTCCTTGCCCGCGTTGGCCATGAGCGTGAGGGTAAGCGAGCGCAGGAAATTCATGCCCAGGGCCAGCAGCGGCGCGACGATGATCAGCACGAGCCGGCCGGCCGGCCGGCGCACCAGCCACCCGGCAAAGAAGAATCCGGCGAAGACGCACGAAAGGAGGCTGCGGATACCGCTGCAGGCTTCCTCGACCCCCACTGTCGTCGTGGCCAGCTCGATGAGGTTGCCATGCTGGCGGGCCGGCACACCGAGCAGGTGCAGGGTCTGGAGCACGCTGCCGGTTACCCAGTGCTGGAGAGCGAGGGTGAGGCGGGCATAGGTGCCATCCGGCAACGGCGAGGCCAGCACCCAGAGGAAGACGGCGGTGAGGCTGATCCAGTTGAACGGCACCAGCCGCATCCGCGTGTCCGCCAGGAGAAGCACGCCGGCCAGCAGGAAGCTGGCGAGGGCGAGGGCCAGCAGCTGACAGACCACGGCATGCGTCCACGCGAGGGTGGCGGCAAAGAGGCCGGCGAGGGCGAAAAAAATGAAACCAGCGGCACCGGCGGCCGCGACCGCCAGGACGGACAGGCGGCCGGGAGGCACCCAGCGCGGGGTGCCGTGGCGGCGGCTTTCCCAGACCAGCAGCAGGAAGATGACCGGGACAAAAAAAGCGTGCGAGAGATCGGGATTGGTGCGCCATTCGGGCCACAGCAGCCAGCTATAGGCGGCCATCAGGCCGAACAGCAGGGCGATCACGGCGACGGCGTCCGCCGGCGGGCGGGCGGAGGCAGGAGGTTGGGCGGGGGCAGCCGAGGTCATTTCGCGGAAGGGGCCGGGCGCTCCAAGATGGCGTAGATGACTTCGGTCGGCAAGGGGACCAAAGGCAGGCTGCGGGTGAGGCGCGAATCGGCGGCCGGGGTCTTGAGCAATTCGCCCAGTCCGCGCAGGGCCCGGGCATCGGAGCCGGTGAACTTACCGATCCGGGCCGCGATCTGCCGGGCGTGCTCGGTGTCGCCGGACAGCGTGGCCGCGAGGTAGGTGGCCTGATAGAGTGGCACGGTGTTGGCGTCCACGGGCAGGTTCGCCGCGGTGAAGCGCGCGAAGAAGCGGGCGAAAAGGGCCGGGTCCGGGTGGTTGATCAGGTTGGCGCAGAATTGGGCCACGATCCGCGGGATCATCTCGTAGTGGAGCAGCGCCTCAACTTCGGGACCGGCCAGCGCCGGCCACTCCTTGGCTTGATACACGCGCAGCCGGAGAAAGGCCGCCTCGTCGGGCTGCAGGACGCTGCCGTAGGCGCGAAGCATGCTGCTGGCCGCGTCGGGCTGGTCGTGCCGGAGGAGGCGGTCCACCTGGTAATAGGGAATATAGCCCGCCGCCGGCTGCCGCTGGACCCGCGTGAGTCGCGGCAGGGCGCGGTCGAGGTGTTGTTGCAACAGGAGCTGCTCAATGCCGATCAGCTCGGTGCACCACACGGGCAGGTCGGGATTTCTCGCCAGCACGGTGCCGAGGCAGTCGGCGTCGCCGGTCTGGCGGCAGGAAAACAGCAGGGCGTTGAGCCAGGCGGTGCGGTCCGCCGGGTCCTCGTTCAGCATGGTCGTGGCGAGGCCCTTGATCGGGGTGTAGGCGGCGCGGGCCAGCAGGGTGCGGAACCAGATCTGGGCGGTCGGACGGCGCTGTTCCGGCACGTCATGCATCAGCCGTTCGTAAATGTGGTCCGCCACCGTCGGCTGCGCGGCGGCCTGGCTGAGGGCGGCGAGCGCCAGGCCGGCCTCGTAGTTGTGCGGGTCGAGCTGGTTGACCATTTCCAAGGACAGCAAGGCTTCCTGGTATTTGCCGGCCTGCAGCGCCTGCTGGGCGCGGGCGGCGTAAAGTTTTTCCTGCGCGGCCCGCAGTTCGCCCCAGCGCGGGGGCCATACCACGGTCAGGTAACTGGTATCGTAGCGGGCGGCGCGGAGGGCCGCGTATACGGCGAAGGTGCCCGCCAGGTAGAGGACCAGGCCCAGCGCCAATGCCAGCAGCACGGCCCGGCCCCAGAAAGGGCGGACGCTCTCTGCGTTGACCCCGCAACGCCAGCCCTGCGGCGTCTGGGTCAGCAGCGGGCAGACCCGGCGGAAGCGCGCGGGCTGCCGCCAATAGATGATGGCTTCGCAGCGTGAATCGAGGGCCTGGCCCGAATCGCTGTAAGTCTGGCAGGGGCAGTCATCCCGGTGCGCCCCGCGCATTCGGAACCAGGTCTTGCGGGTGTTCCAGTAGAAGAGCGCCCACCAGAAGCGAAAAAAATCTCCGAGCCATCCGGTCACACCCTCAAGCTAGGGGGGCGTCGTCGGGCCGCAATGGGCAATTGTAACCGTGGAAGTTTTTGACGGCGACGTTCCGGGGAGTATGTTCCGAACCGCATCCTCCCATGAAATCACTGACCCAAATCCTCCTCGCCGGTGCCGCCTCGCTCGCGGTGCTGGGCCTCGGGCAAGCCGCCACCGCTGAAGTGGGCCAGGCCGCGCCTGACTTCACCCTGACCGACATCAACGGCAAAGCCCGCTCCCTGGCGGAATTCAAGGGCAGGACCGTGGTGCTCGAATGGGTCAACCCGGACTGTCCGTTCGTGCAGAAACACTACGACCACAGCGGCAACATGCCCAAGACCCAGCAGGCGGCGATCGCTGACGGCGTCGTATGGCTTTCCATCAATTCCACCGCGGCAGGCAAGGAGGGCGACTATGACCCCGCGCAGGTGAAGGCCTGGCAGGCGCGCGTGCATTCCGCCGCCACCGCCTATTTCCGCGACCCGGACGGCAGGGTGGGCAAACTCTACGACGCCCGCACCACGCCGCACCTGTATGTCATCGATCCGGCGGGCACGCTGGTCTATGCCGGCGGCATCGACAGCATCCGCTCCAGCAAGGTCGAGGACATTGCCAAGGCCACCAACTACGTGAACGCGGCCCTCGCCGACCTGAAGGCGGGCCGGCCGGTACGCACGAAGAATTCCCAGCCCTACGGCTGCTCGATCAAGTATTCCAACTGAGCCGGGATCGTGCGGCTCGAGGTGGAGCGGGTTGACCTCAACACGCTGGCACTACTCCGTTGGGTTCCGACCCACCCCGTCGCTTCGCGCCATCAGCCGTCGCCGGGCCTATGGCCGACAGGCCCCTCTCCAGCGGGAATTATCGCCGGCGTTGGTTTGGGTCCCCTCTGGAGAGGGGTGCCCGGCAGGGCGGGGTATGTGCTCGGGGTATTCTATACCTGACGGAGTAGTGCTAATGTCCCGTCAGATCAGTTCGCTGCCTAATCTCAAGAGACCAATTTCCGAATGTAGGAGCCTGCTTGCAGGCGATTTTGACCCGCGAAGCCAATCCCCACGTCTGAATCGCCTGCAAGCAGGCTCCTACAATATGAACCGAACTTGTCTGACACACCCTGGTTTGGGAGCGGACACGCTGAAGCGCATTGGGATCAACTCGCTCCGCCTTTTAATGGGGCGCGGAGCCTGCAGGTCCCGGCTTTTTTGTCGGCCGCGACATGCCAAGCAGCCAGGCGATAAGGGCGTAGGCGGCGCTGGCCAGATGGGCGCTCGTGGCAACCCGGACCGCCGGGTCGTCGAACCGGATCATGCCACCGCCGCGTCCGCCCTGGGCGCTCTCGAAGATGACCTCGCCGACATAAATCACGAGCACGGCGGGCCAGAACCAGTCCGTCCAGTTCCGCTGCCAGCCCTGCAGCGCGAGAAACAGGAGCAGGCCCAGGTTGACGGCGCTCAGCCCACCATAGAGGAGCATGGCTGGATCGAACCAGTAAAGCGCTGCCGTGATGAATGCGGGCAGTGCGACAAGGCCCACGCGACTGAACACGGGATGCCGGGCCTCGAGCAGCCAGCCAAGGATCACTAGGAGGCCGGTGTCGGCCACGAAGTGGGGCCAGCCGAAATGCACGAAATGTCCCGTCCAGACCCGCCACCATTCGCCAGCGGCCACCGCCGCGCGGTCATAGAGCAGGGCCGGGCGCCAAGCCGGGTTGAGCTGGATGACCAAGGCGACCGCGGCGGCGGCAAGGAAAGTCCAAGGAGGAGAAACCTGAAACCCGAGACCTGAGACCTGAAGGCCGGACGAGCCGGT
Proteins encoded in this region:
- a CDS encoding sigma-70 family RNA polymerase sigma factor is translated as MLLARPCALTLFAVAPFRRGPVASGRMTGGATSPTTGDDRSREQAALLAAMARGDKAALARLYDLLAKPLYSLAFRVLNDAGESQDVAQDVFLQLWHKAATYDTGRGSVFAWAATLTRNRAIDRLRMRQRRAELLAESAPDLQPAAIGGDTDSAGALWVREKAGAVRAALTQLAPEQQKAIELAFFGGLTQQEIAARLKEPLGTIKARIRRGLLKLRDTLPARL
- a CDS encoding exosortase/archaeosortase family protein, which codes for MTSAAPAQPPASARPPADAVAVIALLFGLMAAYSWLLWPEWRTNPDLSHAFFVPVIFLLLVWESRRHGTPRWVPPGRLSVLAVAAAGAAGFIFFALAGLFAATLAWTHAVVCQLLALALASFLLAGVLLLADTRMRLVPFNWISLTAVFLWVLASPLPDGTYARLTLALQHWVTGSVLQTLHLLGVPARQHGNLIELATTTVGVEEACSGIRSLLSCVFAGFFFAGWLVRRPAGRLVLIIVAPLLALGMNFLRSLTLTLMANAGKDISGFWHDATGFAILGVTAAILAGLAILLETKETTTVPLAPPVAPALPRWSLGFFWTAASATLALGVFYVSSARPANHEGVIPPDLGTLLPIQADDWEVRTPNDLYQFADVLQTSHLMERTYLRPAGSGQFTQFTVYVAYWAPGQTSVSRVASHTPDACWPGSGWAAQPVADAHEIPAVPGLIISPGEHRIFKNNAGFSQNVWFWHIYDGRVISYRDPYSIPALFRIALQYGFRRPGDQFFVRISSNRPWAELQDEPLVREILTNLTRIGL
- a CDS encoding thioredoxin family protein; amino-acid sequence: MKSLTQILLAGAASLAVLGLGQAATAEVGQAAPDFTLTDINGKARSLAEFKGRTVVLEWVNPDCPFVQKHYDHSGNMPKTQQAAIADGVVWLSINSTAAGKEGDYDPAQVKAWQARVHSAATAYFRDPDGRVGKLYDARTTPHLYVIDPAGTLVYAGGIDSIRSSKVEDIAKATNYVNAALADLKAGRPVRTKNSQPYGCSIKYSN
- the rrtA gene encoding rhombosortase — protein: MKPEKGIKPPTGSSGLQVSGLGFQVSPPWTFLAAAAVALVIQLNPAWRPALLYDRAAVAAGEWWRVWTGHFVHFGWPHFVADTGLLVILGWLLEARHPVFSRVGLVALPAFITAALYWFDPAMLLYGGLSAVNLGLLLFLALQGWQRNWTDWFWPAVLVIYVGEVIFESAQGGRGGGMIRFDDPAVRVATSAHLASAAYALIAWLLGMSRPTKKPGPAGSAPH